The Nicotiana sylvestris chromosome 6, ASM39365v2, whole genome shotgun sequence genomic sequence cactaccttccccaacatggacacatgaaagacCAGGTGTACTAATGACATTTCAGGTGgaagctcgagcttgtatgccacctgaccaatcctctgaacgattctgtatggtccgacatacctcggactcaattttcccttaTTTCCAAATAGCATGATGCCCTTCATAGGGGAAACCTTcagaaatacccaatcatcttctttgaactctaaatctctgcgACACACATCTGAATAGGatttttggcgactctgagcagttttcaatctctccttaataatcttaactttctccatggcctgatgcacgaggtccggccctatcaattccgcTTCCCCAACcttgaaccacccaatgggagacctacatctcctaccatacagtgcttcgaatggtgccatctggatactagcgtggaagctgttgttgtaagcaaattctatgagtggaaaatggtcatcccaactacccttgaaatcaagagtacaagcgTGCAACATGTCTTCAAACgcctgaatagtccgctctgcttgaccatcggtttgtggatgaaaagttgtgctatgatttacctgcgtacccaaaccttgctgaaacttCTTCTAAAAGTTGgccgtgaactgagcccctcgatctgaaatgattgagactagagtgccatgtaacctgactatttctttaaTGTACAACTAAGCATATCGttccgctgtgtcggtagatttgatTGGCAGGAAGTGTGCTGACTTTGTGAGtcgatcaacaatcacccaaattgagttgaacttgcgcggagtgcgtggtaaccctaccacaaaatccatgttgatcctCTCCCATTTTCAAATAGGAATTTCTATGCTTTAAGAcaatccaccgggcctttggtgttcggcctttacttgctgacaacTCGGACATTTTTCCACAAAGTTTGCCACATCTTtcttcatgttattccaccaataaatttccttgagataaTGATACATTTTCGTGGAATCTAGGTGCACGGAATActtggaagtgtgagcttctaccatgatcctttcccgaagaccatcgatatcaggaacacataggcggttttggtaccgtagggtaccatcattcatgccCAAGGAAAAAGTTGTGGTTTTGTGTTTAAGAATCCCCcctttcagttgtgctaacaacGGATCCAcaaattgcttctctttcacctctgccacaagcgatgattcagccctattctgcacaattacCCCTCCTTCATTAGATTCCCtaaggcgaactcccaaactagccaactggtgaacctccctggccaacggACTTTGATGGGCCTCCAAATGAGCTAAACTTCCCATGGATTTTCGACTAAgtgcatctgccacaacattagcctttcccgggtgatagagaatatcaatgtcatagtccttgagtaactctagccatcttctttgcctcaaattcaactctttctgcttgaaaatatattgaaggcttttatgatccgtaaatacatccacatggaccccatacaaataatgtcgccaaatctttagcgcaaacaccactgctgctagttctaagtcatgggttggatagttcttcttatgattcttgagttgcctagaagcataggctataaccttgccgtgttgcattaacacacacccaagcctgactctcgaagcatcgcaatacactacAAACCCCTTTGTACCCTCTAGCAGGGCTAACACCGGTGTTGTTGTCAATCTTGActtcaattcttggaaactcttTTCACAAGCATCGAACCACTGGAATATAACTGCTTTCTACGttaatttagtcaatggagaggcaagagtagaaaacccctccacaaagtTCCTGTAGTACCTAGCTAAACCCAAGAAACTACGGATTTtagttggagtggtaggtctaggccaattcttcactgccgCAATCTgttgaggatcaaccataattcgTTCCCCGAAaatgacatgacccaagaacgcgacagattcaagccaaaattcacattttgataATTTCGCATACAATTGATGTTGATGAAGAGTCTGCAAAATTGCCCTGAGATGCCCAGCGTGGTCCTCCCGACTCtaggaatacacaagaatatcatcaataagcaatatcacaaaggagtctagaaagggCTTGAAGAcacgattcataagatccatgaaagttggcggggcatttgttagcccaaaagacattaccataaattcaaagtgcccataccgggTTCAAAAGGCTGTTTTTagaatatcctgctcccttatcttcaattgatggtaccccgaccgcaagtcaatctttgagaaacatGTAGCACCTTGCAGTTGGTCAAATAAGTCATCTATTCTTGGCAGAGGATATTtgtttttgattgtgactttgttgagttgtcggtagtcaatacacattcgcaacgacccatctttcttccttacaaacaagatCGGTGCAACCCATGGTGACACACTCGGCCAGATAAAACCCTTTTGtagcaaatccttcaattgttcatttagctctttcagttctgccggtgccattctgtaaggtggaattgatgTAGGTTGCGTTCCTGGtatcacatcgatcccaaaatcaatctccctatccGGTGGAATCCTAGGGAGTTCATTTGAAAAGACATccggaaattcattcacaactggtaCAGACTCAAGGCTAAGCGCCTTGGCATTGGTGTCCGTGACCCGAACTagatgatagatacaccccttcttgattATCTTCGCGGCCTTAGGGTAGGAAATAAACCGACCtctaggcactacattatctcgCTTTCATTTAATAacgggctcattaggaaattcaagcctaataGTTCTAGTCCGATAATCAAGTTtggcaaagcatgaataaagccaatccattcccattattacatcaaagtcaaccatccCTAACTCAATAAGATCGGCCGCGGTATCCCTACCCCATACTGTAACAAAACATCCCCTATAAACCCGAGCAGTTGTAATAGACTCACCAACTGGGGTAGACACCAAAAAGGGCTCATGAAGCTGGTCCGTCTCTATCCCGAATCCCATATCAACAAAAGGGGTAATATAGGAgaaggtggaaccagggtcaataaatgcatacacatcatgagattggacagtcagaatacctgtaacaacatctggagaagcctctgtAGTCTGGTGACCACTCATAGCATAAAACCGGTTGGGTCCTCCTGAACTCTGCGctccacccctagctgcaccacgCCCTATGGGTGCTGGGGTACCTCGAGTTGGGGAGGGGGCTGAAGATGTAGCAGCTACATGGCTGGATGACTGAGTTGTGCCCCTACCCGCTCCCTGGCGGTATACACGACAATGTCTCTGaatatgacccctcatcccacatccataACATATAGGTAACTCTAGATAGCAAATACCTGAGTGCATCTTCCCGCACCTAGGGCATGGGGACCTTTGTTGCTACTGGAACCTCTCTCCTGACCGACCCCATTGATGGGATCCCCTGCTGCCCTGACCGGGCTTGAAACAACTACACTGCTGTTGGTTGGGCCCTGACGGCGGTGCACTGGCTGAAGACTATGCGATAGACTGGGCGTATTTTTGGCATTGCTTACATTTCTTGACGTACTCCGCGGCCTCTTTTTTTCATAGTGGGCAAGTAGTATCCTGCACGAATAAGACACATAACGAGGGCTTGGTTGCCTGTATGGGCACCACAGTGGCCTTCGTGTACCTCTTTGAGCACACGCCTTGTCTGATTTGGTCCAAGGCATTTGGCTAATGGGCCATTGAACGTCCTTTTGTAAAGGTCGTGGTTTATGAGACTGTATCTAGCTGTTTGTATTCAGAGCTTTTTGGCTTTTTTTATCTTGTGGGAGTGTTCGTGCCTGTAGATATGATATGATGCGATTACACCAGTTCCAAGTTaaatttatagaatgtacctTAACTTGGTCTTTTGAtgagtggaggagggtgaccacgttcTCCTTGGTAATGTTTTTAGTCGCTACTGCCATCTTGGCGAGACCATTTGCTTTGATGTTTTGGGCTCGGGGTATTTGGTCAAATTGGCATTCGTCAAATTCTGCCAGCAGTTTGTGGATTTTGGTATGTTATTTCTGCAACCTATGCTCCTTAATCTTGAAAGTCCTGGTAACTTGATTTACAACGAGTTGAGAATCGCAGCGTAGGATGACCCGCCCAGCACCATACTTGAGGGCCAATTTCAGGCCTCATTGTTACTCATTTTAGGGCATCGTACAGATTGGTGAATTACTTCGCCCGTTGGGATttcgagtacgagtcccagtcccGATCCCAATACGTTGGATGTGCCATCAGTGTAGAGGATCCAGAGGTTGGGTCGTTCAGATGAAGTGCAAAGTGCTTCTTGCTCGACTTCGGGCAGTATCTCTACACTGAAATCGGCGACGAAATCGGCGAGCACTTGCAACTTTATTGTGGTTCGTGGTTGATATGTTATATCATCCTTGATCAGTTCTATAGTCCATTTGGCTAGCCGACCCGATAATTTGGGTTTGTGCAGGATACTCCTGAGAGGAaaggttgtcaccacctttatggggtggcactaaaaatatggtctaagttttcgtgaagctacgactagcGCTAGAGCCAGTTTTTCAAGGTAGGGGTACCTTATTTCGGCGTCgattaaggttttgctgatatagtaaattgAAGATTGCGTACCTCTATTTTCTCAGACTAGAACTGCACTTACCATGACTGCGGATACGGCTAGGTAGACTAGGAGGCACTCGCCTGGATCTGCTTTGGCGAGTAAAGGTGGCGAAGACAAGTATGCTCTTAGTTTCCTTAGGGCATCGACACATTCTGAATTCTACTAATGTCCATTGTCTTTCCTTAATACATTAAAGAATTTATCGCATCTATCCGATGACCGTGAGAAAAAGCTCGACAAGGCGGCTATTCGTCACATCAATTTTTGTACCTGCTTTTTCTGGTCAGTGTTTCTGGTATTCCTTCGATGGCCTTAATCTGTTCtgggttgacctcgatgcctctttgTGATACCAGGAAATTGAGGAAATTTCCCGAGCTTACGCCAAACGTTCATTTTTTGTGGTTCAATTTTATGTCGTCCCGTCTTAATATGTCAAAGGCTTCCTTTACATGGTCGATATTGTCTTCTTTCCTTTCCGACTTAACTAGAATTTCATCGATGTATACTTCCATTATTTTACCGAGTTTGTTTTTGAACATTTTAGTGACCAAACTCTGATACgtcgcccctgcattctttagtcTGAACGGCATAACCTTATAGCAATACgttccttggtgagtgatgaaaaTGGTTTTCTCCTGGTCTTCTTCTTCTATGAGTATTTGGTTGTAACCCGAGTAGGCATCCAAGAAGATTAGCAACTCGTGTCCTGCTGTTGcatcgatgagctggtcgatgtgtggcaatggaaaagaatcttttggacatgccTTGCTTAGGTCCATGAAATCTACACACATCTGCcacttttcattttttctttttcaccatgaccacatAGGTGACCCACTAAGGGTATTTTGACTCTCAGACGGAGCTATTTGCGAGCAGCTTATCGACTTCTTCGCTGACGGCTTCGTTGATCGCGGCATTGAACTTCCTTCTTATTTGTCGTACCGGCGGGTAAAGGGGGTCGACATTTAACTTGTGTTTGGTGATATCCTTTGGGATTCCTAGAATATCTACATGGAGAAGGCAAATAGATTGGCATGGTCAGTCAAGAACTTATGAAACTTACCTGGTTCCGAGAGGTTGTGCCTGATATAAATCTTTTTTGTGCTGTCGTTGGCGTCTAGCGGGACAGGATCAAGATTTTCTATCATTGAGTCGGATGATTACACGTTGTTGGGGTCCTTTATAACATTTGTCTGTACGTCAAGTTTGGCTCCCGACATCGCTCACTGCTATGCTTCCACATTTGCTCCTTAGAGTTGTTGGGTGTGTGCACAATCTTGGGCGATGCGATAGCATTTTTTTGTCGTGCGTTGCTATCCTCGAATGTTGAATATTCTCCATGGGGTAGGAAACTTGATCACTTGATAGAGACTGGAAGGGACCAATCGCATGGTGTGTATCCACGGGCGCCCTATGATGGCATTGTAAGTTGTTTCCTGGTTCATGGCGTGAACATCGTTTCTAGGGTGACTCATCTAGCTAGGATGGGTAGAACTATCTCTCCAGAAGTCCGTTCAACTACATTATTAAAACCTGTTAGCGTTATGCAGTGTGGTATTATTCTGCCTTCGAGTCTCATCTGCACGAGGACTCGAGGATGGATAATACACGTGCGGCTCTCGTCATCTACCATTATTCGTTTTACATCAGTATCTGCAATATGTAAAGTGATAACAAGAGCAttatagtgagggaaagacaaactgtcgcatctgacttatcgaagatgatactatcttcgaggtcatcatatcATTCATGGGTGATTGATCATTTGAGTATATGTGTGGTAGTGAACTTGACATGATTGATTGCTACGCCATCGCCCCCGCCGATGATCATCTGTATAGTGCAagtgggagaaggtggttttggaggtccctagGGCTGTTCACGTCCGCAGGCGAAGTTAGCCCATCCTTGATCACTCAACAACTCTTGCAGATGTCCCTGGCTTAACATTCGTACTACTTCTTGTCGTAGTCCTATGCAATCTTCGGTTTTGTTACCCCTTTCTTAGTGAAATTCGTAGAAAGCGCTCGACTTCCGAGTGATGGGGTCTGACCTCATCTTTTGCGGCCATTTCACCTTTGGACAAAGTTTTTCTAGGGCGTACACTATTTCTAAAGGAGAAACATAAAAATTGTGAGCGGATAAGAGTGAAGGAACAACTTTCTCGTGTTGATATGGTGTTGTATGTCGAGGAGGAGCATCTGTGTGCCACGGTGGAGGCGGGGCAAACGTCCTGACTTAGGGCTAATGCCTTTATCGATCGAGGCGGGGCCCCAACTGATCTCTTCGACCATCATTGCGACGATCTTTCCTTGCTTCAGTTTGAAGTGATGTCAACCGTTGGGTCGAACCATTGAGGTCATCCTCGTCGGCTCGTACATTGGCGCAGTAGGCGTTACGGATTTCTTCCCAAGTAgttggagggtatttcatgagtctGCTTAGCAATTTTCTGGTCACTCTCGACCCGTTTCTATTTAATCCATTCTGGAAGGCTGCTACTGCCATTCCTTCTGACACATTCGGCAAGCTCATTCTCACCCTGTTGAACCGAGCTAAGAAATCCCTGAGTCCCTCGCCGTGCATCTGTCTTACGGCAAATATATCATTTACCCTAGCTTCTGCTTTTTTGGCTCATGCATGGCGGTGACGAATTTGTCTGCCATTTCCTCAAACGTTGCTATCGAGCGTGCCGGTAGTTGAGAGTACCATGTCAAGGCTCCCCCTGTTAGGGTTTTGCCGAACTTTTTCAATAGTAGCGATAGTACCTGCTCTTTTGAATGATCGTTACCTTTTATAGCTGTAACGTAGTGGATGATATGGTCTTCTGGATTGGTAGTGCCATCATATATCTTTAAGtatggcggcattttgaaggtctttggaatgGTGTAGGGGGTTGCTTCTTCACTATATGGTTGCTCGATGAATCGACCAACATCGCGTTTTGGCAGCAACTTTGGAGCGCCTGGTATTTTGTCAACTCTCTCTTGGTGTTCCTTCATTTGGTCACGAAGTGCCTTATTCTTATTTTTCATCtcctttattttatttaaaacagCTGCAAGCGTATCATTGCATGCGTCATTAGCAACATAAGTGTTACCTGTACGTAGGGCGTCTTGCTCATCAGCGTTTATCGTGACAATTGCATGTGCAACATTCCTGTCATCCCTTTGGCTAGGTTTATCAAGTATGGTGTTTAGAGTACTTGTTAGCCATTCTTCCAGCAGTCTTCTTACTGTCGGTGGTGCCTCTCCTGTTGCAGATGTGGAGGCTTCCCTCTCGCGTGAAGCAGTCATGCTTTCGTGTGGGGAAGGTGAAGTGTCTCCCCTCAGGTGTGGTGTTTGGTGTTTCATTTTTGTTGTCCTCTCTACTATCTTCATTGATGGTGTCTAGGAGGTTGGTTGTGACGCCTACTATTTCTTTTTGGCTTGCATCTCCTTTCCTTACCATTGTTGGTTAGTACCAAGCTAGGAAGAGGTGATTATCCCTTTCAGGAGTGTAGATGAAACTAAAATCTTAGctaaagaaatccccacagacggggccaaattgtttgacccaaaagatattgaaaccttttttattaaatcaattaaagaagatgaagaggtaaatctcaGCCAAGTATAATAAACTCTAGATTGAAAGAGGCAAGGGATGAACAAGATGAATAATGTTTCTAAATATCATGAAACCAAATGATTAAGTGTAAATATGACAGCTTTGAAAGTAGAAAGATATTGCAATGGATGCTCTTAGACCAAAGTCAGTAAGATATATCGATCCCCTTTTTACAAAGTCTTCCCCTTCTTTTTATAAGGGGCAACCCCCTCTTGAACCTTAAAAGATGTGACATAGAGAATATTCGAAAGTATATTCGCGTTGCCTCCTGTTGCACCTATACTACTACAAATTTCGTGCATCTTCTAATCGCTATTAGTAGTCGCCACCTTCAACGACCACAGAACGTTGTGTCGTAAGGGTCTCATCATTTGTCGTATTTGTCAGTGGCcgtggtcgtccaaatttggacctatataaAATCTTAGAGATGTCAATTAGTGATAGAATCAACAGACATTAGCGGAATCTTGGGCGAAGGAGAGCAGACTAGGACTTTTTCATCAGAAGCGGCTAATCGACAAACCGAGCTAAAAATCACGCCTATAATTGTTAATTCGACTGCCGAGAAGATGAAATTTGTCATGcatacccaaaacacccaaccGACAATAACCAAAGTGTTGTTGCAAGTGAAGGCACATTGATGTATCCAATAGTTACCACTATCCAGAACATTGGGGTTAAAGGAAACTCTTCGAGTAATCAGAATACTGGTGTTGCTACAACCCTAATTAGTAGTAACCAGATGATTGTTGCAGAAGGTACTTCAAAGCATTTTATTGCGACAACAATTCAAAACACTCGGGCTAAAGGGGGCATTCcaataaattaaattactggaaGTGTGTTCAACAATCAAAGAAATGTTACTGAGAAATATTTTTGATAAAGAACATGCTAATAAGAAAATAGAGCCTCCGATGGGGAAACCAGCTAATAAGGAACTGAGTTGGCCGAGCTTATTGCGGGCAATAGATTAGCATCCAAGGGAATGAGTTTATCATATATAACACCAGTGACTATGGAAGGGGAAAAGATTTCTCAAATTAATCAGAGGAACTATAAAAGGGGACAGCAAATGGAAGCAGGCAATGATCTTGTATGTGGTGGGTGCTACACCATCCATGGGTTCACCAGAAAGGTACATAGGTAAGCAATGGAACTTTACTGCTAAACCAAAGATCTATTTACACAATGATATATATTTTGTTATGAAGTTCAATACCTTGGAAGACAGAAATGAAGTCTTATATTCAGGTCCCCATACAATAAACAACAAGCCAATAATAATTAAGCCATGAGAAGCAGATTTTAACTTCAATAAAGAAGTATTGAGAATGATTTCATTGTGGGTGCAATTCCAAACCTGCCACTAAACTGTTGGGAAATGGTAACACTTAGCAGGATTAGTAGTGTACTGGGAAATCCTATTTATGCTGATGAATGTATGACAAAGGCTGGGAGGATATCATTtgctagagttttgatagaaatAGATGTAATAGTTCATCTCCTTTAATTGATCAAAGTAGAGGATCCGTCTGGCAAAGTATTTGAACAAGAAGTTTGGTATGATTATGTaatgactcggccggtcgtttcgagagGCCATGTTCCCTTATTTTTCTGCTCATATTGTGTTTTATAGTTGTTATATGACTTACCGGGTTAGTCGTTTGGGATCGGAatgatttgagacacttagtc encodes the following:
- the LOC138870419 gene encoding uncharacterized protein; this encodes MHSGICYLELPICYGCGMRGHIQRHCRVYRQGAGRGTTQSSSHVAATSSAPSPTRGTPAPIGRGAARGGAQSSGGPNRFYAMSGHQTTEASPDVVTGILTVQSHDVYAFIDPGSTFSYITPFVDMGFGIETDQLHEPFLVSTPVGESITTARVYRGCFVTVWGRDTAADLIELGMVDFDVIMGMDWLYSCFAKLDYRTRTIRLEFPNEPVIK
- the LOC138870418 gene encoding uncharacterized protein; this translates as MGSLAHLEAHQSPLAREVHQLASLGVRLRESNEGGVIVQNRAESSLVAEVKEKQFVDPLLAQLKGGILKHKTTTFSLGMNDGTLRYQNRLCVPDIDGLRERIMVEAHTSKYSVHLDSTKMYHYLKEIYWWNNMKKDVANFVEKCPSCQQVKAEHQRPGGLS